CCGGCGTGCACGGACGGCTCACGTTGCCGGACGGCACGGTCGTCGGGGAACCGGCGCCGCCGCCGGGATCCCGGTTGAAACAGGTCAAGGCGACGCTGACCGGTCCGGCCCGGATCAACGGCGCGAAACTGACCCTGATCGCGGACGATTCGATCGTGGCGGGTGCCGAGCAGCGGCTGGAGAAGCTGCTGCTGATCACCGGGCTTTCCGCCATTGTCGCCACCGCTCTGCTGCTGCTCGTCGGCGTCCGGCTGGCACTGGCGCCGCTGGACGCGATGACCCGGCTCGCCCGCTCGATCGTGTCCGGCGGGCGCGGCGGACGGCTGACTCCTACTCGGGCCAGCACCGAACTGGGCCGGGCCGCGGAGGCATTCGACTCCGCGCTCGATGCGCTGGAGGGGGCCGAACAGACAGCCCGGGACTCGGAAGAACGGACTCGCCGGTTCGTCGCCGACGCCGCGCACGAACTGCGGACGCCGATCGCCGGCGTGCAGGCGGCGGCCGAGGCGTTGGTCCAAGCTCCGGGCGATCCGGAGCACACCGCGCAGCTCCAGCTGCTGCTCGCCGGCGAAGCGCGGCGGGCGGGCAAGCTCGTCAGCGACCTGCTCGACCTCGCCCGGCTCGACGCGGGTGCCGATCTCGTCCGCGAACCGGTCTCGCTGGCCGCGCTGGCCCGGGCACAAGCCGAGCGGATAGCCCTGCTGGCACCGGAAACCCGGGTCGAAGTGACCGGATTGGACACCATCGTGCTCGGCGACGCGGACCGGCTCACCCAGATCCTGTCCAACGTGGTCGACAACGCGGTACGGGCGATGCACGGCCAGGGCACCCTCGCCGTGGCCGTCACCGCGGACGGGTGCACCGTGTCCGACACCGGGCCGGGCGTCCCGGAAGCGCAGCGGGAGCGGATCTTCGACCGGCTCGTCCGGCTCGACGACGCCCGTGGCCGCGACACCGGCGGCTCCGGCCTCGGCCTGCCGATCGCTCGCGGCTTCGCGCGAGCGCACGGCGGCGACCTCACCTGCCGGGAAGCACCCGGTGGTGGCGCGCAGTTCGTCCTGTCCGGGCTGCAGACGGTCTCAGGCGAGTAGACCGTCGAGGCGGCCGGAGTGGCCGGGCAGGACCCGGCCGGCGTCGGCACCGAGGACCTGCTCCAGCATCGTCGCGTAGACGTCGCGGAAATCGGTGGTTTCCTTCAGATCGCCGTCGGCCAGGTCGGTCAGGCTCGGCTCGTCGCCGTGGAAGCCGCCGCGCACCCCGTTGCCGAGCACGAAAACCGGTCCGGCGGTGCCGTGGTCGGTGCCCTCGCTGGCGTTGGCGGTGACCCGGCGGCCGAATTCCGAGTAGACGAGCACGACCGCCTGCTTGCCGCGGTCGGTGCGGCCGAGCCGCTGCACGAACGGCGTCAACGCTCCGTCCAGCTCGGTCAGCAGGCGCTGTTGAGTGCCGCGCTCGTCGGCGTGCGTGTCGAAACCGCCCAGCGACACCGAATACGCACGAGTCGGCACTCCGGCTTCGATCAGCCCGGCGACGACGTCCAGCTGCGCGGCCAGCGCACCGTCCCGGTGACCGTTCTTGGCCTGGTGTGCACCCTTGGCCGGATGCGCGGCCGCACCCAGCACCTGCTCGGCCCGGTAGAGGTCCGCGATCGACCGCGCCGCCTTCGCCTGCCAGTAGCCCTCGCCGTTCTGCGCGGTGCCCAGTGCCTGGAAGGCTTTGCCCAGGGTGCCTTTCGGCACCGTCAAACCGCCGACCGGCATGGACGCCGCGGCGGTCTGGGCACCGGCCAGCATCGGCGGCAGCACCGGCTCGACCGACAACGCGCGCAACGGGTCGTCGCCCGAAGCGTCGAGCCAGCGGCCGAGCCATCCGGTCGGCACCGGGGTGTCCGGCGACGCGGTCTGCCAGATCGCCATCGAACGGAAGTGGCTGTGGTCCGGCTTCGGATAGCCGACGCCCCGCACAATCGCCAGCTCCTTGTTGTCCCACAACCCTTTCAGCCCCTTCAAACCGGGGTTGAGGCCCAGCCCCTCGCCCAGGTCGAGGACTTCGTCCGGTCGGTAGGCAAGCTCCGGCCGGGCACTCTGGTAGGCGCGGTCGCTGGCGGGCACGACGGTGTTGAGGCCGTCGTTGCCGCCGTACAGCGTCACGACGACCAGGACGCCGTCCTTCGGGTCGAGCGGGGTCTGCTGGGCCGCGGACATCAGGTGCGTCCAGTCGACCTGGGTGGCACCGGCCGCGAGCGCTCCGGCGGCCGTCACGCCGCTCGCGAGGAGGAATCGCCGACGAGTCAGTTTGTTCATGCTCTCCTACCCACTCACGACGTACTCGGGCGCGCACGCGGCGATAGCCGCCAGCTGCCGGGGATCGTTCGCGACGCCGCCGAGGCAGGCGCGGGTCCGGTCGGACCATCCGTCGACGCCCAGCAGGTCGCCGATCGCGGCAGGCTTGTCCTGCGCTTTCGCCACCGAGCCGAGGTCGGCGTGCTGGGCGACCAGCTGCGCCAGGTGCAGCCGGGCCAGCCCGGCCGACGTCGTCAGCCAAGCGCCGCCGGCCGCCCAGCCGCCCACGCTCGGCGGCTCGAACGGCAGTTGGCCCATCCCCCGCAGCCCGGTCAGCAGCTGTTTCCCGGTCTTGGCGTCCATCGCCGACGGCCGCACCCGCAGCGCGCGCAGCAGTCCGGCCAGCCATTCCACCGGCTGCTTGACCAGGGACGTCGCCGAGTCGTGGAACGCGTCCTCCTTGACCAGCGCGGTCAGCAGAGACCGGATGTCGCGGCTGGGGCCGTAGGCGGCGACCATCCGGGCCAGCGCGTCCGCGGTCGGCGGGGTCGCCGAGACGAGCCGGAACCAGAGCCGGCCGACCACGAACGGAGCCGAGGAGGGCCGGGACAGCACGAGGTCGACGAACGAGGGCGCATCGAAGTTCGCGGTCTGGCCGAGGATGGTCTTCGGGGTCGTGTCGTGCCGGCGGGCCGTCAGGCGAGCTGCGGGGTTCTCGCGGGTCGCGGTCCATCCGGTGAGGGCGCGCGCGGCTTCCCGGACGTCGGTCTCGCTGTAGTTCCCTACGCCGAGGGTGAACAGCTCCATGAACTCGCGCGCCAGGTTTTCGTTCGGCTTGCCGGCTTTGTTGCTGTTGCCGTCCAGCCACAGCAGCATCGCCGGGTCGGTGATCATCGCGTGCGCCAGCTGGGTGAAGCTGCCCATGCCGAGCGTGCGCAAGGTCTGGTTCTGCGTGAGCATCAGCCGCGGGCTGCGCACCTTTTGCTCGCTGGTCGCGAAGTGCCCGTGCCAGAACCAGGTCAGCCGCTCGACCACGGGCAGGTCGGCGGCCGCCATCCGGTCCAGCCACCAGAGCGCGGCGTGCGAAGCCTGCGCTTGAAGTTGCTGCGCGGCTTGGGCTTTCGCTGTTTTGTCCGCCTTCGCGGGCCGCTGCGGCGGTGCGCCGACGTCCGGCATCGGCGTCGCCTGGGCACCCGCGTCCGGCCCGGCGGACAGCAGCCGGGCCGTGGTCGCGGCGAACCCGGCGTCGAGATCTCCCGGCCGAGGACCGAACCCCAGCCGATCGTGCAGACGCCGCACCGCCGCGCGCTCGGAAATGACCGCCATGCACCGATCATCGGGAGCGGTCCGGCGGATTGCCAGCTGCCAGGCGCTTCCTTAAGCGGACCCACAGCTTGCCGGCGCGGGCCTCAGCCCAGTGCGTCGCGCAGCAGGCGAACCGCCTTCGGCCCGACGCCGTGCAGCGCGAGGAGTTCGGCGTCCGGCCGCTCGGCGATCTGAGCGAGCGTGGTGATCCCGGCCCCGTGGAGCGCGCGGGTGGCCGGGCTGCCGATCGCCTTGGGCAGGTCGCCGACTTCTCCCGCCACCGCCAGCCCGGCCGCCGCCACCGGCGCGGCCAGGCGTTTCGGCGCGCGAGACAGCCACGCCCGGCGCACCCAGTGGTTCAGCTCCTGGCCGTTGAGGTCCGCGATCGGGAGCCGGACCCCGGCGCGGGAAACCCGGCGCGCGCTCGCATGCGCCGAATGCGCCTCGTCCGCGTCCGACGCAGTCATCCGCAGCACGACTTGCCGATCCGGCCGCAGGGCGGCGAACTCCTTGCCCTGCACGGTGAACGAGACCGTGCCGCCGTCCGCGGCCTCGGCCGTTTCCGGATAGGACAGTGCCGTCCTGCGCAGCTGGGCCAGCGAGGTCATAAGGCCAGGTTGGCACGGCCTGGCCGCCACGGCCATCTCGGAGTGGCTCGGACCGCTCCCAGGAAGCCGAACACCGCTGCGCACGAGCTGCTCGACGCCGGGGACCAGCACGTCGTCCTGCCCGGTGAGGAACCGCGTGGGCGCGGACGGGACGGCGCGGGCCGCCTGCGCCCGCTGCAACCGTTCGCCGCGGTCGATCTCGCGGCGGCCCGGGGCGGCTGTCGAACGGGCTGTCCGCGGCGGACCCGCTGACTGCGGCGATCGCGGGCATGGTCTCCGCCGGACCGCTACCTGCCCGTCCCGCCGGAGGTGAACACCAGCTGACCGTCGGTCTCCCCGACGGCCCGGAACCCGGCCTTTTCCAGCACCCTTGAGCTGGCCGGGTTCCCGGGCAGCACGTACGCGCGCAGTTCGGCCGCCAGACCGGGCTCTGGATGTTCCTCGTGCCATCGCCGCAATGCCCGAGCCAGTTCCGTCGCCAACCCCTTGCCCCACGCCGTGCGGGCCAGGACATAGCCGAGCTCCCGGTGCCCGGTGCGGTGCGCGACCCCGAATCCGGCGCGCCCGAGGAATCCGCCTTCGCCCGCTACTCGCCACTTCGACCAGCCCCGCTGACGGTGCTCGGCGATGAACTCCGCCAGCCGGACCCGCGTCGCGGTGCGGTCCTGCGGTCCGCTCGCCATCTGCCGCATCACCGCCTCGTCGGCGTGCAGCGCGGCGAGGTCGTCGAGGTCCTCCGGAAGCCACGTGGTCAGCCGGAGCCGGGCGGTACGCAGGATTTCCGAGCGACCGGTCACCCGGGCATCTTCGCAGGTCAGCGCGTCATCGTCAGCGGCGCGACACGCGGTTCGCTCCCACCTCTCGCGATACGGCCGATTAGGTGTTACCTTAGGTAACAGTGAATCGCGGTAACGCCTAATCGATGTGGATCCGGGAGGACCGAAGATGACCGCCGACGTGCAGCACGCACCGGAAGCAGCCCCGTCCGGCCGGCACGAGACCGCGCAGCGGCTGCTCGATTCCTCCGCGACGCTCTCCTACGACCCGGCCACCGAAGTGGACTGGGAAACCCCGCTGGACAAGGACTTCCACGGGGCCAGCCCGGAGTGGAGCACGCTCTACGGCACCCGTTACTGGGCCGAGATGACCCCGGAGCAGCAGAAGGAACTGACCCGCCAGGAGGCGGCGTCGGTGGCGAGCACCGGCATCTGGTTCGAGATGATCCTCCAGCAGATGGTGCTGCGCGATTTCTACGCGAAGGACCCGACCGACCCGGCGTTCCAGTGGGCGCTGACCGAGATCGCCGACGAATGCCGGCACTCGATCATGTTCGCCCGCGGCGCCGCGAAGCTCGGCGCTCCCCCGTACCGTCCGCGCAAGCTCGCCGTCGAACTCGGCCGGGTCTTCAAGGCCACTGCCAGCGGCGAAGCGGCGTACGCGGCGATTCTGGTGGCCGAAGAGGTCCTCGATGTGATGCAGCGCGACTGGATGCGCGACGAGCGCGTGGTCCCGTTCGTCCGGACCATCAACAACATCCACGTGGTCGAAGAGTCGCGGCACATGAAGTTCGCCCGCGACGAGACGCGTAAGCAGTTGGAGGGCGCCGGTTTCGTCCGCCGCCACATCAACGCGCTGGTGATCGCCATCGCGTCGTACTTCATCGTCAGCAGCATGGTCAACCGCGACGTGTACCAGCACGCCGGGCTCGACTCCGAGCGCGCGCTGCGCGAGGCGAAGGCCAACGAGCACCACAAGTCGATGATGCGGTCGAGCTGTGCCGGGCTGATGGAGTTCCTCGGCTCGTGCGGGCTGCTGACCAAGCCGGCACTGGTGTTCTACAAGCGAGCGAACCTGATCTGACATGGCCTTCGCGATCACTCAGACCTGCTGCAACGACGCGACCTGCGTGTCGGTCTGCCCGGTCAACTGCATCCACCCGACGCCCGACGAGCCGGACTTCGGCACCACCGAGATGCTTTACGTGGACCCGAAGTCCTGCATCGACTGCGGCGCCTGTGCTGACGCCTGCCCGGTCGACGCGATCTTCCCGGTCGACCTGCTCACCGATTCGCTGAAGGTGTACGCCGGGATCAACGCGGATTTCTACGCAGACCGCGAGCCGGCCGCCGCGAACCCGGCGCCGAACTTCCACCGGTGGGGTCCGCCG
This sequence is a window from Amycolatopsis benzoatilytica AK 16/65. Protein-coding genes within it:
- a CDS encoding DUF1501 domain-containing protein, producing MNKLTRRRFLLASGVTAAGALAAGATQVDWTHLMSAAQQTPLDPKDGVLVVVTLYGGNDGLNTVVPASDRAYQSARPELAYRPDEVLDLGEGLGLNPGLKGLKGLWDNKELAIVRGVGYPKPDHSHFRSMAIWQTASPDTPVPTGWLGRWLDASGDDPLRALSVEPVLPPMLAGAQTAAASMPVGGLTVPKGTLGKAFQALGTAQNGEGYWQAKAARSIADLYRAEQVLGAAAHPAKGAHQAKNGHRDGALAAQLDVVAGLIEAGVPTRAYSVSLGGFDTHADERGTQQRLLTELDGALTPFVQRLGRTDRGKQAVVLVYSEFGRRVTANASEGTDHGTAGPVFVLGNGVRGGFHGDEPSLTDLADGDLKETTDFRDVYATMLEQVLGADAGRVLPGHSGRLDGLLA
- a CDS encoding DUF1800 domain-containing protein is translated as MAVISERAAVRRLHDRLGFGPRPGDLDAGFAATTARLLSAGPDAGAQATPMPDVGAPPQRPAKADKTAKAQAAQQLQAQASHAALWWLDRMAAADLPVVERLTWFWHGHFATSEQKVRSPRLMLTQNQTLRTLGMGSFTQLAHAMITDPAMLLWLDGNSNKAGKPNENLAREFMELFTLGVGNYSETDVREAARALTGWTATRENPAARLTARRHDTTPKTILGQTANFDAPSFVDLVLSRPSSAPFVVGRLWFRLVSATPPTADALARMVAAYGPSRDIRSLLTALVKEDAFHDSATSLVKQPVEWLAGLLRALRVRPSAMDAKTGKQLLTGLRGMGQLPFEPPSVGGWAAGGAWLTTSAGLARLHLAQLVAQHADLGSVAKAQDKPAAIGDLLGVDGWSDRTRACLGGVANDPRQLAAIAACAPEYVVSG
- a CDS encoding sensor histidine kinase yields the protein MKTTSLYRRVTVTALIVLIAVLALVGFVVFAVFRSQAEQDVNRVLAGRVQLAQQLARQNVPPRSLLRRVETTGVHGRLTLPDGTVVGEPAPPPGSRLKQVKATLTGPARINGAKLTLIADDSIVAGAEQRLEKLLLITGLSAIVATALLLLVGVRLALAPLDAMTRLARSIVSGGRGGRLTPTRASTELGRAAEAFDSALDALEGAEQTARDSEERTRRFVADAAHELRTPIAGVQAAAEALVQAPGDPEHTAQLQLLLAGEARRAGKLVSDLLDLARLDAGADLVREPVSLAALARAQAERIALLAPETRVEVTGLDTIVLGDADRLTQILSNVVDNAVRAMHGQGTLAVAVTADGCTVSDTGPGVPEAQRERIFDRLVRLDDARGRDTGGSGLGLPIARGFARAHGGDLTCREAPGGGAQFVLSGLQTVSGE
- a CDS encoding AurF N-oxygenase family protein produces the protein MTADVQHAPEAAPSGRHETAQRLLDSSATLSYDPATEVDWETPLDKDFHGASPEWSTLYGTRYWAEMTPEQQKELTRQEAASVASTGIWFEMILQQMVLRDFYAKDPTDPAFQWALTEIADECRHSIMFARGAAKLGAPPYRPRKLAVELGRVFKATASGEAAYAAILVAEEVLDVMQRDWMRDERVVPFVRTINNIHVVEESRHMKFARDETRKQLEGAGFVRRHINALVIAIASYFIVSSMVNRDVYQHAGLDSERALREAKANEHHKSMMRSSCAGLMEFLGSCGLLTKPALVFYKRANLI
- a CDS encoding GNAT family N-acetyltransferase encodes the protein MTGRSEILRTARLRLTTWLPEDLDDLAALHADEAVMRQMASGPQDRTATRVRLAEFIAEHRQRGWSKWRVAGEGGFLGRAGFGVAHRTGHRELGYVLARTAWGKGLATELARALRRWHEEHPEPGLAAELRAYVLPGNPASSRVLEKAGFRAVGETDGQLVFTSGGTGR